The Pelmatolapia mariae isolate MD_Pm_ZW linkage group LG10_11, Pm_UMD_F_2, whole genome shotgun sequence genome includes a region encoding these proteins:
- the LOC134636388 gene encoding cholecystokinin-like: protein MNVGICVCVILAALSSGSLSLPSQSITAESTALLSGSGSLPSPSLKRHARSAPAPLSGHLINYSQRQEDADTPDSLNQLLARLISRKGSAYHTRSSLSSRASGLPPNHRIKDRDYLGWMDFGRRSAEEYEY from the exons ATGAATGTAggcatctgtgtttgtgttatccTGGCTGCTTTGTCCAGTGGTTCCCTGAGTCTGCCTTCACAATCAAtt ACAGCTGAAAGTACGGCTCTTCTCTCAGGCAGCGGATCTCTCCCTTCTCCCAGCCTGAAACGGCATGCTCGCTCCGCTCCAGCGCCCCTCTCAGGGCATCTTATCAACTACAGCCAGCGCCAAGAGGACGCAGACACTCCAGACAGCCTGAACCAGCTTCTGGCCAGACTCATCTCTAGGAAAG GCTCTGCCTACCACACCAGATCCTCCCTCAGCAGCAGAGCCAGTGGTCTCCCCCCCAACCACAGGATAAAGGACAGAGATTATCTCGGCTGGATGGACTTCGGACGACGTAGTGCAGAGGAGTACGAATACTAG